A stretch of Desulfurivibrio alkaliphilus AHT 2 DNA encodes these proteins:
- the atpA gene encoding F0F1 ATP synthase subunit alpha, which translates to MQIKAEEISQIIKGQIQEYEAKVDLSETGTVLSVGDGIARVYGVENCMAMELLEFPGNILGVALNLEQDNVGCAVLGDVREIKEGDIVKRTGRIAEVPVGPEMLGRVVDGVGNPIDGQGPITAKENRKIEMLAPGVIARKSVHEPCYTGSKAVDAMTPVGRGQRELVIGDRQIGKTALCVDAILAQKETDMHCIYVAIGQKKSTVALVVEALRKHGAMEYTTVVAACASDPAPMQYISAFAGTAMGEYFRDNGKHALIIYDDLSKQAVAYRELSLLLRRPPGREAFPGDIFFNHSRLLERSAKLSDELGAGSLTALPIIETQAGDVSAYIPTNVISITDGQVYLEPNLFFAGVRPAINVGLSVSRVGGAAQVKAMKQVAGTLRLDLAQYRELAAFAGFGSDLDAATQAQLTRGARLVEILKQPQYQPLPMEKQVSIIFAGTKGYLDKLPLEAIADYEAQLFDYIEKNDPTVFDDLKSKQEIDSDLEAKLRKALDAFGESFQAALGVK; encoded by the coding sequence ATGCAGATCAAAGCCGAAGAAATCAGCCAGATTATCAAGGGTCAGATCCAGGAGTACGAAGCCAAGGTCGATCTGAGTGAAACCGGAACCGTGCTCTCGGTGGGTGACGGTATTGCCCGGGTTTACGGGGTGGAAAACTGCATGGCCATGGAGCTGCTGGAGTTCCCCGGCAACATCCTGGGCGTGGCCCTGAACCTGGAGCAGGATAACGTCGGCTGCGCCGTACTCGGTGATGTTCGCGAAATTAAAGAAGGCGACATCGTCAAGCGCACCGGCCGCATCGCCGAGGTTCCGGTGGGTCCCGAGATGCTGGGCCGGGTGGTGGACGGGGTGGGCAATCCCATCGACGGCCAGGGCCCGATCACCGCCAAGGAGAACCGCAAGATCGAGATGCTGGCTCCCGGTGTTATCGCCCGGAAATCGGTGCATGAACCCTGCTACACCGGTTCCAAGGCGGTTGACGCCATGACCCCGGTGGGCCGGGGCCAGCGTGAGCTGGTCATCGGTGACCGCCAGATCGGCAAGACCGCCCTCTGCGTTGATGCGATCCTGGCGCAGAAGGAAACCGATATGCACTGCATCTACGTGGCCATCGGCCAGAAGAAATCCACCGTGGCCCTGGTGGTTGAGGCCCTGCGCAAGCACGGGGCCATGGAGTACACCACCGTGGTGGCCGCCTGCGCCTCCGACCCGGCGCCCATGCAGTACATCTCCGCCTTCGCCGGGACCGCCATGGGCGAGTACTTCCGGGATAACGGCAAGCATGCCCTGATCATCTACGACGACCTTTCCAAGCAGGCGGTGGCCTATCGCGAGCTTTCCCTGCTGCTGCGTCGCCCGCCGGGCCGCGAGGCCTTCCCCGGCGACATCTTCTTCAACCACTCCCGGTTGCTGGAGCGGTCCGCCAAACTCAGCGACGAACTCGGCGCCGGCTCGCTTACCGCCCTGCCCATCATCGAAACCCAGGCCGGTGACGTTTCCGCCTACATCCCCACCAACGTAATTTCCATCACCGACGGTCAGGTCTATCTCGAGCCCAACCTGTTCTTTGCCGGGGTGCGCCCCGCCATCAACGTCGGTCTCTCGGTTTCCCGGGTTGGTGGTGCGGCCCAGGTTAAGGCCATGAAGCAGGTGGCCGGTACCCTGCGTCTGGATCTGGCCCAGTACCGCGAGCTGGCCGCCTTTGCCGGCTTCGGCTCCGATCTCGATGCCGCCACCCAGGCCCAGTTGACCCGCGGGGCGCGGTTGGTGGAGATTCTCAAGCAGCCCCAGTACCAGCCGCTGCCCATGGAAAAACAGGTGTCAATCATTTTTGCCGGCACCAAAGGTTATCTCGACAAGCTGCCGCTGGAAGCCATCGCCGATTACGAAGCTCAACTCTTTGATTATATCGAGAAAAACGACCCCACCGTGTTCGATGATCTCAAGAGCAAGCAGGAAATCGACAGCGACCTTGAGGCCAAGCTGCGTAAAGCGCTGGATGCCTTCGGCGAATCCTTCCAGGCCGCCCTTGGCGTTAAGTAA
- a CDS encoding F0F1 ATP synthase subunit B family protein: MRYLKAKYGVALLVAALVLVTAAAAQAAEIKPEKVWDLFYRVLNFAALLFILIYFLKRPTVNFFTNRRESIRAELEELESRRQEMEQAYRESESKMASLESKAQEIVAEAVRQGEVERERILAEAERAAENMKRQAEMAVQHELATATARLRAEISEEAARAAEELVRKNLQPADEERMIAGSLDRVGGVQ; encoded by the coding sequence ATGCGATACCTGAAAGCGAAATATGGTGTAGCGCTGCTGGTGGCGGCACTGGTGCTGGTAACCGCGGCGGCGGCCCAGGCGGCAGAGATCAAACCGGAAAAGGTCTGGGATCTCTTTTACCGGGTGCTTAACTTTGCCGCCCTGCTGTTTATCCTGATTTATTTCCTCAAAAGGCCAACGGTGAACTTTTTCACCAACCGGCGGGAGTCGATCCGGGCCGAGTTGGAGGAACTGGAGTCCAGACGGCAGGAAATGGAGCAGGCCTACCGGGAGAGTGAAAGTAAGATGGCCTCGCTGGAAAGCAAGGCCCAGGAGATTGTGGCCGAAGCGGTGCGCCAGGGTGAGGTCGAGCGGGAACGGATCCTGGCCGAGGCCGAGCGGGCGGCGGAAAACATGAAGCGCCAGGCTGAGATGGCGGTGCAGCATGAGCTGGCCACGGCCACCGCCCGGCTGCGGGCCGAAATTTCCGAAGAGGCCGCCCGGGCGGCTGAAGAGCTGGTGCGCAAGAATCTGCAGCCGGCCGACGAGGAACGGATGATTGCCGGCAGTCTTGACCGGGTGGGAGGTGTCCAGTGA
- the atpD gene encoding F0F1 ATP synthase subunit beta, which yields MSEVNTGKVIQVIGPVVDVEFEPGKLPEIMNALLVSNKGISEEEDNLVIEVAQHLGNNVARCVAMDGTDGLVRGQAAKDTGKPIEIPCGQPALGRIMNVVGRSVDGMGEIKSDKMRPIHKPAPAFTEQDTEVHVLETGIKVIDLLVPFPRGGKMGLFGGAGCGKTVIMMEMVNNIAMHHGGISVFCGVGERTREGNDLYHEMKESGVLPKAALVYGQMTEPPGARSRVALTGLSAAEYFRDEEGQDVLLFVDNIFRFTQAGSEVSALLGRIPSAVGYQPTLGTDLGGLQERITSTTKGSITAVQCVYVPADDLTDPAPATTFAHLDGTVVLSRQIAELGIYPAVDPLDSTSRILDPNVLGEDHYQVARGVQVTLQKYKDLQDIIAILGMDELSEEDQLTVARARKIQRFLSQPFTVAETFTGMAGKYVKVEDTIRGFKEILEGKHDDLPEGAFYMVGGIDEAVEKANKEKAQA from the coding sequence ATGAGCGAAGTTAACACGGGGAAAGTAATTCAGGTCATCGGGCCGGTAGTTGACGTGGAGTTTGAGCCGGGCAAGCTTCCGGAAATCATGAATGCGTTGCTGGTCAGCAATAAAGGGATCAGCGAGGAAGAGGACAACCTGGTCATCGAGGTGGCCCAGCATTTGGGTAACAACGTGGCCCGCTGCGTGGCCATGGACGGCACCGATGGTCTGGTCCGCGGTCAGGCGGCCAAAGACACCGGCAAGCCCATCGAGATTCCCTGCGGCCAGCCCGCCCTGGGGCGGATCATGAACGTGGTGGGCCGTTCGGTGGACGGCATGGGCGAGATCAAGTCCGACAAGATGCGGCCCATTCACAAGCCGGCCCCGGCCTTTACCGAGCAGGACACCGAAGTACACGTGCTTGAAACCGGTATCAAGGTTATCGACCTGCTGGTTCCCTTTCCCCGGGGTGGTAAGATGGGGCTGTTCGGCGGCGCCGGTTGCGGCAAGACCGTTATCATGATGGAGATGGTTAACAACATCGCCATGCACCACGGTGGCATTTCCGTCTTCTGCGGTGTAGGTGAGCGGACTCGCGAGGGTAACGACCTTTACCACGAAATGAAGGAGTCCGGCGTTTTGCCCAAGGCGGCCCTGGTTTACGGTCAGATGACCGAGCCCCCGGGAGCCCGGAGCCGGGTGGCCCTCACCGGGCTCTCCGCCGCAGAGTACTTCCGTGACGAAGAGGGACAGGACGTGCTTCTCTTCGTCGATAACATCTTCCGCTTCACCCAGGCGGGCAGTGAGGTTTCGGCCCTGCTGGGACGCATTCCTTCCGCGGTTGGTTACCAGCCCACCTTGGGCACCGACCTCGGCGGCCTGCAGGAGCGGATCACCTCCACCACCAAGGGCTCCATCACCGCCGTCCAGTGTGTTTACGTACCCGCCGACGACCTTACCGATCCGGCGCCGGCCACCACCTTTGCCCATCTCGACGGTACTGTGGTACTCTCCCGGCAGATCGCCGAGCTGGGTATCTACCCGGCGGTGGATCCCCTGGACTCCACCTCGCGGATCCTCGATCCCAACGTCTTGGGCGAAGACCATTACCAGGTGGCCCGCGGGGTTCAGGTTACCCTGCAGAAGTACAAGGATCTGCAGGATATTATCGCCATTCTCGGTATGGATGAGCTGTCGGAAGAAGACCAGCTCACTGTGGCCCGGGCCCGGAAAATTCAGCGTTTCCTCTCCCAGCCCTTCACCGTGGCCGAGACCTTCACCGGCATGGCCGGCAAATACGTCAAGGTGGAAGATACCATCCGCGGCTTCAAGGAGATCCTGGAGGGCAAGCACGATGATCTGCCCGAAGGTGCCTTCTACATGGTCGGCGGCATTGACGAAGCAGTGGAAAAGGCCAACAAGGAGAAGGCCCAGGCCTGA
- a CDS encoding F0F1 ATP synthase subunit delta: MKNTVLAKRYAKALFAVGKEDGAFADYAKLLNELTELYTGMPEVPDALTNPLYPEDVRLKVMESLAAALKAPPVMVNFCKLLVEKKRAAILPEIAQVYQEMLDEENNVVRGVVTSATELSPEVNAKIKATMEKLTGKQVELSNRIDPAIIGGMVAKVGDLVLDGSIKSQLAGLKESIKGRE; this comes from the coding sequence GTGAAAAATACCGTACTGGCCAAACGCTATGCCAAGGCCTTGTTTGCCGTGGGCAAGGAAGATGGAGCCTTTGCCGACTATGCCAAGCTGCTCAATGAGCTGACCGAACTTTACACCGGGATGCCCGAGGTACCCGATGCCCTGACCAACCCCCTCTACCCCGAGGATGTCCGCCTCAAGGTGATGGAAAGTCTGGCTGCGGCCCTTAAAGCCCCCCCGGTGATGGTTAATTTCTGCAAACTGCTGGTGGAGAAAAAAAGGGCCGCTATCCTGCCCGAGATTGCCCAGGTCTACCAGGAGATGCTGGACGAGGAAAACAACGTCGTGCGGGGTGTGGTGACATCCGCCACCGAGCTGTCCCCCGAGGTGAATGCCAAGATTAAGGCTACAATGGAAAAACTCACCGGCAAGCAGGTCGAGCTGAGCAACAGGATCGACCCGGCCATCATCGGCGGGATGGTGGCCAAAGTGGGTGATTTGGTGCTTGATGGCAGCATTAAATCGCAACTTGCAGGGTTAAAGGAATCGATCAAGGGGAGAGAATAA
- the atpG gene encoding ATP synthase F1 subunit gamma: MPSLKDVKNKIGGVKKTSQITRAMNMVAAAKLRGAQSRMEDFRPYAEQFNAAMRNLSAGTGGANFPLMEAREVRTVELVVITSDRGLCGSFNSNILRMAEKTMAALEGEGKKVSLVCVGKKARNHFRRTGKVRQSYADIMGTFQMFNARTIAQDAAGNFLSGEADEVRVIYGRFHSVAVQKPEQFELLPVKPMESSSEEGAGGGSQAVYIYEPSQEEIMEVLLPMYLNVMVYHAMLEVSASEHAARMTAMDNATRACKDMIDNLTLVYNKTRQAGITGELMDIVGGAEALKG; encoded by the coding sequence ATGCCTAGCCTGAAAGACGTAAAGAACAAGATCGGAGGGGTGAAAAAGACCTCTCAGATTACCCGGGCCATGAACATGGTGGCGGCGGCCAAGCTCCGCGGCGCCCAGTCCCGGATGGAAGACTTCCGCCCATACGCCGAGCAGTTCAATGCCGCCATGCGCAACCTTTCCGCCGGCACCGGCGGCGCCAACTTCCCCCTCATGGAAGCGCGTGAGGTGCGGACCGTGGAGCTGGTGGTGATCACCTCCGATCGCGGCTTGTGTGGCAGCTTTAACAGCAATATCCTGCGCATGGCGGAAAAAACCATGGCCGCCCTGGAAGGCGAAGGCAAGAAGGTCAGCCTGGTCTGCGTGGGTAAAAAGGCCCGCAACCACTTCCGGCGCACCGGTAAGGTGCGCCAGAGCTACGCGGATATCATGGGCACGTTCCAGATGTTCAACGCCCGGACCATCGCCCAGGACGCCGCCGGCAATTTTCTGAGCGGCGAGGCCGATGAGGTAAGGGTGATTTATGGCCGCTTTCACAGTGTGGCGGTGCAGAAGCCGGAACAGTTTGAACTACTGCCGGTAAAACCGATGGAAAGCAGCAGCGAAGAGGGCGCCGGTGGAGGCAGCCAGGCGGTATACATCTACGAGCCCAGCCAGGAAGAGATCATGGAGGTGCTGCTGCCCATGTACCTCAACGTCATGGTCTATCACGCCATGCTCGAGGTCAGCGCCAGCGAACATGCCGCCCGGATGACCGCCATGGATAACGCCACCAGGGCCTGCAAAGACATGATCGACAACCTGACCCTGGTGTACAATAAAACCCGCCAGGCCGGGATTACCGGCGAACTGATGGATATTGTAGGTGGCGCCGAAGCCCTTAAGGGCTAG
- a CDS encoding chemotaxis protein CheX encodes MKAELINPFLKATKNVIETMAQTKVKAGTPHIKENRSAYGEVTGIIGMSSETISGSMIVSFTDQAILKIVANMLMEPPKSKIDDEVVDAVGEITNMICGGAKAELAKINHKFDLATPTMVVGKGVEISHYSSDPTVVIPFETDNGSFVVEANLSTKTQT; translated from the coding sequence ATGAAAGCCGAGTTGATCAACCCTTTTCTTAAGGCCACCAAGAATGTCATCGAGACCATGGCCCAAACCAAGGTCAAAGCCGGCACCCCGCACATCAAAGAGAATCGCAGTGCTTACGGCGAGGTCACCGGGATAATCGGCATGAGCTCGGAAACCATCAGCGGTTCGATGATTGTCAGTTTTACCGACCAAGCCATCCTCAAGATCGTTGCCAATATGTTGATGGAGCCACCCAAGAGCAAAATCGACGACGAGGTGGTGGACGCAGTGGGCGAAATTACCAACATGATCTGCGGTGGGGCCAAGGCGGAACTGGCCAAGATCAACCACAAGTTCGACCTGGCCACCCCCACCATGGTGGTGGGCAAAGGGGTTGAAATCTCCCACTACTCCAGTGACCCCACGGTGGTAATACCCTTTGAAACCGACAACGGCAGTTTCGTGGTCGAGGCCAACCTCAGCACCAAAACCCAGACCTGA
- a CDS encoding F0F1 ATP synthase subunit epsilon — protein sequence MATQIQLEVVTPKGAVISEQVDMVTAPGYAGVFGVLANHAPLLSTIKIGTLVYKKDGQDATLMVSGGFCEVSNNKVTFLVESAERGAEIDTERALRAKERAEKRLAEAIAQQEKIDRARAEAALQRALARLKAAGQQV from the coding sequence ATGGCAACACAAATCCAGCTGGAAGTGGTGACCCCCAAGGGCGCGGTAATCAGTGAGCAGGTGGACATGGTCACCGCTCCCGGTTATGCCGGGGTTTTCGGGGTGCTGGCCAATCATGCCCCGCTGCTCAGCACCATCAAGATCGGCACCTTGGTCTATAAAAAAGACGGCCAGGACGCCACGCTCATGGTCAGCGGCGGTTTTTGCGAAGTCTCCAACAACAAGGTGACTTTCCTGGTGGAAAGTGCCGAGCGGGGGGCGGAGATCGATACCGAACGGGCCCTGCGGGCCAAGGAGCGGGCCGAAAAACGGTTGGCCGAGGCCATCGCCCAACAGGAGAAAATCGACCGCGCCCGGGCCGAGGCCGCCCTCCAGAGGGCCCTGGCCAGGCTTAAGGCTGCTGGCCAGCAGGTCTGA
- a CDS encoding NAD(P)-dependent oxidoreductase, producing the protein MDAKQRMAIPRQQPRELPVSERISNFDEVVFGFDDETARREAERCLQCKKPKCRQGCPIHNDIPGFIRLIREGKIEEAYWLDRQTNTLPAVCSRVCPHEFQCEGHCLLGKKGDPVAIGMLERYIVDWMVSHGKNILQPCSLPNGKKVAIVGSGPAGMSVAHYLAKEGYSCTIFESLPLNGGMLTVGIPPYRLPRAVIAAEFEALRNCGVEVISGVTIGKDKSLSDLKNEGFEAVFLGPGAHVSRKLGVDGEEVEGVVHGVDYLRRVNLGEKLNLGENVVVVGGGNVAIDCARTALRTGSKNVFILYRRGREEMPASKAEIHHLEEEGVSIETLAAPIKVHGENGRLKSIECIRMQLGACDASGRCRPEPVEGSNFTIEADAVIPAISQDVDVTAGSGLDLALSRWGTFEVDELTLQTTVPWVFAAGDAVLGPQTVAKAVFQAKEAAESIHRLLQGKDLKEGRSAE; encoded by the coding sequence ATGGATGCAAAACAGCGCATGGCAATTCCGCGCCAGCAGCCCAGGGAGCTGCCGGTGTCCGAGCGGATCAGCAATTTTGATGAAGTGGTTTTCGGCTTTGATGATGAAACGGCTCGCCGCGAGGCCGAGCGCTGCCTGCAGTGCAAAAAGCCCAAATGCCGGCAAGGTTGTCCCATCCACAACGATATTCCCGGTTTTATCCGGTTGATCCGCGAGGGAAAAATCGAAGAGGCCTACTGGCTGGATCGACAGACCAATACCCTGCCCGCAGTCTGCTCCAGGGTCTGTCCCCACGAGTTTCAGTGTGAGGGCCACTGCCTGCTGGGGAAAAAGGGTGACCCGGTGGCCATCGGCATGCTGGAGCGCTATATCGTGGACTGGATGGTCAGCCACGGCAAGAACATCCTGCAGCCCTGCTCGTTGCCCAACGGCAAAAAAGTGGCCATCGTCGGCTCCGGCCCGGCCGGGATGTCGGTGGCCCACTACCTGGCCAAAGAAGGGTACAGCTGTACCATCTTTGAAAGCCTGCCGCTGAACGGTGGTATGCTCACGGTGGGTATTCCTCCCTACCGTCTGCCCCGCGCGGTCATCGCCGCCGAGTTTGAAGCTTTGCGCAATTGCGGGGTGGAGGTAATCTCCGGGGTGACCATCGGTAAGGACAAGAGCCTAAGCGATCTGAAAAATGAAGGCTTTGAGGCGGTTTTCCTCGGCCCCGGGGCCCATGTCAGCCGCAAGCTGGGGGTGGATGGAGAGGAGGTGGAAGGGGTGGTCCACGGGGTGGATTACCTGCGCCGGGTTAACCTGGGCGAGAAGCTTAACCTGGGTGAAAACGTGGTGGTGGTGGGCGGCGGCAACGTGGCCATCGACTGCGCCCGTACTGCCCTGCGGACCGGTTCCAAAAACGTCTTCATTCTCTACCGCCGGGGGCGGGAAGAGATGCCGGCCTCCAAGGCCGAAATCCATCACCTGGAGGAAGAGGGGGTGAGCATTGAAACCCTGGCCGCGCCCATCAAGGTGCATGGCGAAAATGGCCGCTTAAAAAGCATTGAGTGCATCCGCATGCAACTGGGTGCCTGTGATGCTTCCGGCCGTTGCCGCCCCGAGCCGGTGGAGGGAAGCAACTTCACCATCGAGGCCGATGCGGTGATCCCGGCCATCAGCCAGGATGTGGATGTAACAGCCGGCAGCGGGCTGGACCTGGCTTTGAGCCGCTGGGGCACCTTCGAGGTGGATGAACTCACCCTGCAGACCACGGTTCCCTGGGTATTCGCCGCCGGCGACGCGGTCCTCGGCCCCCAGACGGTGGCCAAGGCGGTCTTCCAGGCCAAGGAGGCAGCCGAATCCATCCACCGCCTGCTCCAGGGCAAAGACCTCAAAGAAGGCCGCAGCGCCGAGTGA
- a CDS encoding ATP synthase F0 subunit B has translation MITIDMTMPLHIINILLLAVILNIILYRPIRNILEQRQEKISSLNSDIDKFEKNRQQRLEEFERKLQDARGKAKAEFDALKSATQSESNEKLAALRSEVESAKAGQLKEIESQFAAARKDLQGQVSAFGEAMAAKVLGRAL, from the coding sequence ATGATCACCATTGACATGACCATGCCGCTGCACATCATCAACATTCTGTTGTTGGCCGTCATCCTCAATATCATCCTCTACCGCCCCATCCGCAACATCCTCGAGCAGCGGCAGGAAAAAATCTCCTCGCTCAATTCCGATATCGACAAGTTTGAAAAAAACCGGCAGCAGCGCCTGGAAGAGTTTGAGCGCAAACTCCAGGACGCCCGCGGCAAAGCCAAGGCGGAGTTCGACGCCCTGAAGAGTGCCACCCAGTCTGAAAGCAACGAGAAACTGGCGGCCCTGCGCAGTGAAGTGGAAAGCGCCAAGGCCGGTCAGCTTAAGGAAATTGAAAGTCAGTTCGCCGCCGCTCGCAAGGACCTGCAGGGCCAGGTAAGTGCCTTTGGCGAAGCGATGGCGGCCAAGGTTCTGGGGAGGGCCCTCTAA
- the alaS gene encoding alanine--tRNA ligase → MNGNEIRQRFIEYFTQRGHTLVESSPLVPHEDPTLLFTNAGMVQFKKVFTGEEKRDYSRAVTCQRCVRAGGKHNDLDNVGYTARHHTFFEMLGNFSFGDYFKEEAIRMAWDFLTKEIGLSPAKLWVSVYEDDDEAYAIWEKIEDLPPGRIVRLGEKDNFWAMGDTGPCGPCSEIHIDQGEAVACPEENCGVDCDCDRFLEIWNLVFMQYERDEQGNLTPLPKPSIDTGMGLERIAAVAQGKINNYDSDLFQPIIQRTCQLAGISYGANLRADTALRVIADHARATTFLVADGVLPSNEGRGYVLRRIMRRAVRFGRSLGLTEPFLGEVCSAVADGMGSAWGHLGESRELLGKVVRHEEERFLETLDHGLGMLASEIERLQGEGIKTIAGDFIFKLYDTYGFPVDIAKDVAQEEGLQADEEGFGAAMARQREQSRRSWKGGGLGELGPGFKELLERGVKSRFVGYETRRHHGTLVAVLDQRGELHDEAAAGTLVSLVCDETPFYAEAGGQVGDWGEIAGGQGRAKVLNTLKIGEHLVVHQAEVAEGKLAVGAEVLLAVAEGRRRQTAAHHTATHLLHAALRRVLGEHVKQAGSLVDAERLRFDFTHFSPLSREEIRRVEELVNEEIRANTRLEVATLPREEALQSGAAALFGEKYGDTVRVVAVGDFSKELCGGTHVGATGEIGLFKITSEGGIAASTRRIEGCCGGLALSRVHALEDEVQQWAGRLKTNPAELGVRLDKLLARQKELERQLAELAAKASRFDAESVLRQATEVNGIKVATCRLEVDSVKTLREAGDKLRDKMGSGIAVLAAEPAGKVSLLALVSKDLTDRYRAGDIVKQAAQLVGGSGGGRPDMAQAGGGDPEKIDHALAAVPGIVAEL, encoded by the coding sequence ATGAACGGCAACGAAATCCGGCAACGATTTATCGAGTACTTTACCCAGCGCGGCCATACCTTGGTGGAAAGCTCGCCCCTGGTGCCCCACGAAGACCCCACCCTGCTCTTTACCAACGCCGGCATGGTCCAGTTTAAAAAGGTCTTCACCGGCGAGGAAAAACGCGATTACTCCCGGGCCGTTACCTGCCAGCGCTGCGTGCGGGCCGGCGGCAAGCACAACGATCTCGACAATGTCGGCTATACCGCCCGGCACCACACCTTTTTTGAAATGCTGGGCAACTTCTCCTTCGGTGATTACTTCAAGGAAGAGGCCATCCGTATGGCCTGGGATTTCCTCACCAAAGAGATCGGCCTCTCCCCGGCCAAGCTCTGGGTGTCGGTCTACGAAGACGACGACGAGGCCTATGCAATCTGGGAAAAGATCGAAGACCTGCCGCCGGGGCGGATCGTTCGTTTAGGCGAAAAGGACAACTTCTGGGCCATGGGCGACACCGGCCCCTGCGGTCCCTGTTCAGAGATTCACATCGACCAGGGCGAGGCGGTGGCCTGCCCCGAGGAAAACTGCGGGGTTGATTGCGACTGCGACCGTTTTTTGGAGATCTGGAACCTGGTTTTCATGCAGTACGAGCGGGATGAGCAGGGCAATCTCACCCCCCTGCCCAAGCCCAGCATCGACACCGGCATGGGCCTGGAGCGGATCGCCGCCGTGGCCCAGGGCAAAATCAACAACTACGATTCCGACCTTTTTCAGCCCATTATCCAGCGCACCTGCCAGCTGGCCGGGATCAGCTACGGCGCAAACCTCCGCGCCGACACGGCCCTGCGGGTGATTGCCGATCACGCCCGGGCCACCACCTTTCTGGTGGCCGACGGGGTGTTGCCCTCCAACGAGGGCCGGGGCTACGTGCTGCGGCGAATCATGCGCCGGGCGGTGCGGTTCGGCCGCTCCCTGGGCTTGACCGAGCCCTTCCTGGGGGAGGTCTGCTCTGCGGTGGCCGACGGCATGGGGTCGGCTTGGGGCCATTTGGGCGAGAGCCGGGAGTTGCTTGGCAAGGTGGTGCGCCACGAGGAAGAACGTTTCCTGGAAACCCTGGATCATGGCCTCGGGATGCTGGCCAGCGAGATCGAGCGCCTGCAGGGTGAGGGGATCAAAACCATTGCCGGGGACTTTATCTTCAAGCTTTACGATACTTACGGTTTCCCGGTGGATATCGCCAAGGACGTGGCCCAGGAGGAGGGGCTGCAGGCCGACGAGGAAGGCTTTGGAGCCGCCATGGCCCGCCAGCGGGAACAGTCCCGCAGGTCCTGGAAGGGAGGCGGCCTGGGCGAGCTTGGCCCGGGATTTAAAGAACTGCTGGAGCGGGGGGTGAAGAGCCGCTTTGTCGGCTATGAAACCAGGCGGCACCATGGAACCCTGGTGGCCGTGCTCGACCAGCGGGGTGAGCTCCATGATGAGGCCGCCGCCGGCACTCTGGTCAGCCTGGTCTGCGACGAGACCCCGTTTTACGCCGAGGCCGGCGGCCAGGTGGGTGACTGGGGGGAAATCGCCGGCGGCCAGGGCCGGGCCAAAGTTCTTAACACTTTGAAAATTGGTGAACACCTGGTGGTGCACCAGGCCGAGGTGGCCGAGGGCAAGCTGGCGGTCGGAGCAGAGGTGTTGCTGGCGGTGGCCGAGGGCCGGCGGCGGCAAACCGCCGCCCATCACACTGCCACCCACCTGCTGCATGCCGCTTTGCGCCGGGTTCTGGGGGAACATGTCAAACAGGCCGGCTCCTTGGTGGATGCCGAACGCCTGCGCTTCGACTTTACCCATTTCTCGCCCTTAAGCCGGGAAGAAATCCGCCGGGTGGAAGAACTGGTCAACGAGGAGATCCGGGCCAACACCCGCCTGGAAGTGGCGACCCTGCCCCGGGAAGAGGCCCTGCAGAGCGGGGCGGCGGCCCTGTTTGGAGAAAAATATGGTGATACGGTCCGGGTGGTGGCGGTGGGAGACTTCAGCAAGGAGCTTTGTGGGGGCACCCACGTGGGGGCCACCGGAGAAATCGGCCTGTTCAAAATCACTTCGGAAGGCGGGATTGCCGCCTCCACCCGGCGCATTGAAGGCTGCTGCGGCGGCCTGGCCCTGTCCCGGGTCCATGCCCTGGAGGATGAGGTGCAGCAGTGGGCCGGTCGGCTGAAGACCAATCCCGCCGAACTGGGTGTAAGGCTGGACAAGCTGCTGGCCCGGCAAAAGGAGCTGGAGCGACAACTGGCCGAGTTGGCGGCTAAGGCCTCCCGCTTCGATGCTGAATCGGTCCTCAGGCAGGCGACCGAGGTCAACGGTATCAAGGTGGCAACCTGCCGGCTGGAGGTAGATTCGGTCAAGACCCTGCGGGAGGCCGGCGACAAGCTGCGGGATAAAATGGGCAGCGGTATCGCCGTGCTGGCCGCCGAACCGGCTGGCAAGGTCAGCCTGCTGGCCCTGGTCAGCAAGGATCTCACCGACCGTTACCGGGCCGGCGATATCGTCAAGCAGGCGGCCCAACTGGTGGGCGGCAGCGGCGGTGGTCGCCCGGACATGGCCCAGGCCGGCGGCGGCGACCCGGAAAAAATCGACCACGCCCTGGCCGCGGTGCCCGGGATTGTGGCGGAGTTGTAA